Below is a genomic region from Plasmodium cynomolgi strain B DNA, scaffold: 0103, whole genome shotgun sequence.
TTGAGATATTCTCTATTTTCTCTGGATCTTTCACAATATAATTTCATATATtctggtaaatttttttttgtgcaatcttcttttccttcattcTCATAGTCATCACGTTCATTTCCTGTAATTTCAGGAAACAAGGTATAAATGCCTTCAGGGGTAGACATGTCAGAGTTCGTCACATAATAATTGTAATCTTGATTGGAGATTAAAACGACATTTACTGGTTTTTCATTGATTTTTAATTGGTGGATTGGTCGATTTGAATTACTATGTATCGTTTTACCCTTGCGTTTCATATCCATTAATGAGTTACTTAAGTGGGGGCGGTATCCGGGTTGCTGGCATACAATTGCTGttcctttaaaattttcttccgtAACTTCAgcacattttaaatatttaatatacatgTCAACTCGTCCTTTAGAAGGCGGAGAAACATTTAGTTCAGCTGTTTCATATGAATCTTCTGTTCCTACTTTACAAGCTTCTTCGTCATAATATTTCAATAACGATAACAGTCTACTTGGATTATACACATCATTacaattcaaaaaataatcaggACAAAATGATGCACCCCAATGACAACATTCTTCTTGAACTTGGTACTTTTCATATGTTTTACTAATAGATTTAAGgtatttatcaaaaaaatcgttttttcctttttacagGCACTCTTTTTAATATTGTgatgatttttaaaataatcatacaaATTTCTCTTTTCTAACAATAATATTAAATCATCGAGATccttataaataaatatgaattcACAACCCCTATTGCTTCCACCTTTGAAACAATCATTTAGTTTCCCATTTAGTTTCATAAATTCCGTAATTATATCGCTGATGTTAagtgttgattttttttcattatagaGTTTCCACATTTCACCAAATATCCAATATTTGTAATTCAAACAGTTCTCCCTATATTCCTTTTCCACTTTAATGTCATTTAATGCTTTAACATTTCTTCTAATTTGATTAAAAAGACTGtcattaataatattgttaTTACGTGATACGGAGCTGCATCTCTCATTGAGTTTTAAATCAGTTTCTGTATGTCTGTATAATTCCtcgtattttttataagaatATGAGTCTTGTAAAACAGTTTTTCCATTCTatatgaaaagaaatatgtattatacatataattaatgaaataactcttttaaagaaaaaacattcTTATTCTGTTGAAAAATTTGGAATATTCAATATAATAAACTgctaataaatttttcattaaataataaaaatg
It encodes:
- a CDS encoding CYIR protein (putative;~vir-type antigen), producing the protein YQVQEECCHWGASFCPDYFLNCNDVYNPSRLLSLLKYYDEEACKVGTEDSYETAELNVSPPSKGRVDMYIKYLKCAEVTEENFKGTAIVCQQPGYRPHLSNSLMDMKRKGKTIHSNSNRPIHQLKINEKPVNVVLISNQDYNYYVTNSDMSTPEGIYTLFPEITGNERDDYENEGKEDCTKKNLPEYMKLYCERSRENREYLNKFEYKNESTVDITDKIPALDDEPLSTSFFTVELLKKLPFRASIMVILLLLVIMVFFLYYKVKNNSSLIYKHFLSLFFINFYELFYYENCNLLSYIYIFAFSFYTSLPPSEVG